The segment GCGGCCGGCCGCAGCGCGGGCAGAGCAGGGGGAAGTCGTTCATCGCCGCCGTCCACGCGCCCCGCGGCGGGCGGTGCCCGGGCCCGCGTGGCCTCCTCCCCTCCAGTGTGCCGCTCCGGTGCGCCGGGCGGCCGGGCGGCCGGGCGGCCGGGCCGGTTCACCGGACGGGGACGGTGACCAGGACGGCCGTTCCGGCGCGGACCTCGAAGCGGCTGATCGCGCCGGGGGCCAGCCCGCTGCCGCCGCCGGTGCGCAGGTCGGTGGTGGCGCCGTAGCCGGTGGGCGGGACGGTCCAGGTGGTGACGGTCTGCCGGGTGCCGTCGGTGCCGACGGCGACGAGTTCGCAGGTCCGCGGGCCGGGGACGTGGGACAGGTCGAGGGTGATCCGGCTGCCCCACGCGGCCGGGTCGACGCCGACCGCGGCGGACACCCCGGTGGCCGGGTCGGTGGCGCCGAACCGCTGGGCGGCGACGGGCGCGGCCGGACCGCCGTCCAGCGCCGCCCAGGTGACCGCGGGGCCGCCCAGCGCGAGCACCGCCGCGACGGCCGCCAGCACCAGCCGCCGCACCCGGGCCCGCCGCCGCTCGCCGGCCACCCGGGCGAGCAGGCGCTCCTCCCCCGCCGACTCGGTCGGGGCCGCAGAAGGGGCCGCGGAAGGGTCCGCGTCCGCGGCGAGTTCGGCGAGCAGCGCGGTGGCGGGGGCGAGGTCGGCGGCCTCGGCGGCGCAGCGCGGACAGTGCGCGAGGTGGTCGGCGAAGCGGGCGGCGCGGTCGGGTTCGAGGACGCCGAGCAGGTGGGCGCCGAGGTCGGCGTGCGGGCCTGGGTGCGGGCCTGGGTGCGGGTCGTCCGGCGGGTCGTCGGGGCGGTGCTGGGTGGTCATGGCGTGGCGTCCCGTTCCTCCAGGGCGAGCCGCAGGGCCCGCAGGGCGTAGTGCAGTCGGGAGCGGACGGTGCCGGGCGGGACGCCGAGGACGGCGGCGGCCTCGGTGGCGGTGCGGCCGCGCAGGTAGGTCTCGGTGATCGCGGCGCGGTGCGCGGCGGACAGCGAGTCGAGCGCGTCGGTGAGCGTGATCAGCCGCAGCGCGCGGTCGAGTTCGTCGTCGGCGGCGGGCGCGTCCGGGTCGGGGAGCCGGTCGAGCGCGCTCTCCGGCACCTCGCGCGGACGGGCCCGGGCACCGCGGTGGCCGTCGATGACGATCCGGCGGGCGATGGTGGCCAGCCAGGGGCGGGGGCTGCCGCGGGCCGGGTCGAGCCGGTCGAGGTGGCGCCAGGCGCG is part of the Kitasatospora setae KM-6054 genome and harbors:
- a CDS encoding sigma-70 family RNA polymerase sigma factor produces the protein MADPPRGTGPRGSAEEQVMRALYREHAGALYGMVLHLVGGDRQRAEDVVQETLVRAWRHLDRLDPARGSPRPWLATIARRIVIDGHRGARARPREVPESALDRLPDPDAPAADDELDRALRLITLTDALDSLSAAHRAAITETYLRGRTATEAAAVLGVPPGTVRSRLHYALRALRLALEERDATP
- a CDS encoding zf-HC2 domain-containing protein, which gives rise to MTTQHRPDDPPDDPHPGPHPGPHADLGAHLLGVLEPDRAARFADHLAHCPRCAAEAADLAPATALLAELAADADPSAAPSAAPTESAGEERLLARVAGERRRARVRRLVLAAVAAVLALGGPAVTWAALDGGPAAPVAAQRFGATDPATGVSAAVGVDPAAWGSRITLDLSHVPGPRTCELVAVGTDGTRQTVTTWTVPPTGYGATTDLRTGGGSGLAPGAISRFEVRAGTAVLVTVPVR